A single Saccharolobus shibatae B12 DNA region contains:
- a CDS encoding metal-dependent hydrolase family protein, with protein MITLVGKIFDGERIIEQGTVIVENNKIERIVEGIEIPQGSEVIHGNFIMPGLVDSHLHFFGVEEDNVLSWNIVNEIDAAIRSTRDMERLLRSGFTLVRDLGSKVAVRLDYLQRRGEILGPTVIASGYSLAITGGNDDPKDLPIDIAQRLSYSFYCDSSYECRKAVRMAIRQGARVIKVYASGAFSQGGKILPGLALDELKAIVDESHRFSLKVASHAYGKDAIMNSILAGVDTIEHGLGLDDETASMIKERGICYIPTLATYEIPFEVRDPEAKVYREELVKRHFSEDMSIAVSHKLKIATGTDYVGSKRRPHGQNYREAVLLSKYMSNLEVLRASTSIASECLDVKAGYIREGYRADLIVLKDDPTKDIENLKPTNVSYVIKDGKLYTGYGLYQE; from the coding sequence ATGATAACTCTCGTTGGAAAGATATTCGATGGAGAAAGAATTATTGAACAAGGCACAGTGATTGTAGAAAATAATAAGATTGAAAGAATCGTAGAAGGAATCGAAATTCCTCAAGGAAGTGAGGTTATTCATGGCAATTTCATAATGCCAGGGTTAGTCGATTCCCATTTGCATTTCTTCGGAGTTGAAGAGGATAACGTTCTCTCTTGGAATATAGTTAACGAAATTGACGCTGCAATAAGGAGTACTAGGGACATGGAAAGACTATTACGTTCAGGATTTACCCTAGTTAGGGATTTGGGAAGTAAGGTCGCAGTTAGGTTAGATTACCTTCAGAGAAGAGGGGAAATATTAGGACCAACTGTGATCGCCTCTGGATACTCTTTAGCGATCACTGGCGGTAACGATGATCCTAAGGATTTACCAATAGACATTGCACAAAGACTTTCATACTCATTCTACTGTGATTCCTCTTATGAGTGCAGAAAGGCTGTAAGAATGGCAATAAGGCAAGGTGCTAGGGTAATAAAAGTTTACGCCTCTGGAGCATTTTCTCAAGGTGGAAAAATCTTACCGGGGTTGGCATTGGATGAGCTTAAGGCCATAGTTGACGAATCACATAGGTTTAGTTTGAAAGTGGCATCTCATGCTTACGGAAAAGATGCAATCATGAACTCAATCTTAGCTGGTGTTGATACAATAGAACATGGCTTAGGATTGGATGATGAAACTGCGAGCATGATTAAGGAAAGGGGAATTTGTTACATTCCGACGTTAGCTACTTATGAAATTCCATTTGAGGTAAGAGATCCGGAAGCTAAGGTTTACAGAGAAGAGTTAGTTAAGAGACATTTCAGCGAGGATATGAGTATCGCCGTTTCGCATAAATTGAAAATAGCTACTGGTACGGATTACGTGGGATCTAAGAGGAGACCTCATGGACAGAACTACAGAGAAGCTGTGTTGCTATCTAAATATATGAGTAATTTAGAGGTATTAAGGGCATCAACTTCAATAGCTTCCGAATGCCTCGACGTTAAGGCTGGGTATATAAGGGAAGGGTATAGGGCTGACTTAATAGTATTAAAGGATGATCCCACTAAGGATATTGAGAACTTGAAGCCCACTAACGTTTCATATGTTATTAAGGATGGTAAGCTATATACCGGTTATGGATTGTATCAAGAATAA
- a CDS encoding ABC transporter permease, which produces MNAIDILWLAYKGLMARRTLAIISIIAIMIGITSVSFIEAFSQGVEHSVISTLFQLNPTNIYVFNEIGYVSPTDVSFMSSLPGIYAVYPVIEAHGIVQIGGRVINVLVIGVDNISSLVGKVELENGTVYPPVTVPYAVIGHDIAHPIPNITIQPGSTIILKLSNGNTVPLTVYGVLQPTQSVVIGDTSDVIFIPLSEAKALINPPGYFLVVLQAGSISEINTITTLLSYIYGNSLTVTTIQQAISSVQVIITSFSFLVILIGSISLFVGAVGIMGITLARVYQRTREIGIMKTLGLTTRQILLTFLLEALIVGIIGGIVGLTLTFVGTYLLDINGIPFNAGSSNGSNLLILIRPLLSMSDVGISIAIALVTSIIAGIYPAWKASKLTVIEAVRKD; this is translated from the coding sequence ATGAATGCTATAGATATCTTATGGCTTGCTTATAAGGGCTTAATGGCTAGGAGAACTTTAGCCATAATATCAATTATAGCCATCATGATCGGAATAACCAGCGTTTCATTCATAGAAGCTTTTAGTCAAGGAGTGGAGCATTCAGTAATTTCCACGCTTTTTCAACTTAATCCTACCAATATTTACGTTTTTAATGAGATAGGTTACGTATCACCAACGGATGTCTCCTTTATGAGCTCCTTACCTGGCATATATGCAGTATATCCGGTAATTGAAGCCCATGGCATAGTTCAAATAGGGGGAAGGGTTATTAATGTTCTAGTAATAGGTGTGGATAACATATCGTCATTAGTAGGAAAAGTGGAACTTGAGAATGGCACGGTGTATCCCCCAGTCACGGTGCCATACGCGGTAATAGGCCATGATATAGCACATCCCATTCCAAATATAACCATTCAACCTGGTTCAACGATAATTCTAAAACTATCTAATGGAAATACGGTTCCCTTAACAGTATATGGTGTATTACAACCAACCCAATCCGTTGTCATAGGTGATACCTCAGATGTCATTTTCATTCCATTAAGTGAGGCCAAGGCACTGATAAATCCTCCAGGCTATTTTCTAGTAGTATTGCAAGCTGGTAGTATAAGTGAAATTAATACGATCACCACTCTATTAAGCTACATTTACGGGAACTCCTTAACGGTAACTACAATACAGCAAGCAATATCATCTGTTCAAGTTATAATAACGAGCTTTTCGTTTCTAGTAATATTAATAGGATCTATATCACTATTCGTTGGTGCCGTTGGAATAATGGGGATAACTTTAGCTAGAGTCTATCAGAGAACTAGGGAAATTGGAATAATGAAAACCCTAGGGCTAACAACTAGACAAATCTTATTAACCTTCTTATTAGAAGCACTTATTGTAGGGATAATTGGAGGAATTGTAGGATTAACATTAACTTTTGTGGGGACATATTTGTTAGACATAAATGGTATACCGTTTAACGCAGGTTCAAGTAATGGTTCAAATTTACTTATACTCATACGTCCGCTTCTCTCAATGTCTGATGTTGGAATCTCAATTGCAATAGCCTTAGTGACGAGTATTATAGCTGGTATATATCCTGCATGGAAGGCCTCCAAATTAACCGTTATAGAAGCGGTTAGAAAAGATTAG
- a CDS encoding class I SAM-dependent methyltransferase: MANKVVKATNEELQQVYNNIPKAYDRANRFISFNQDVRWRADLVKTILKFCERPKLVLDVAGGKGELSYTFKKIFKVNAKYEIILSDYAENMLKMALIEEDKVLCSFDALPFREKMFDVVMSSFALHAADNIEDVIREITRVSRKIVGFIAMGKPDSWIKRVYLSVYLRYIMPYIAALAGAKSRDFKYIYYIYERVPTNSFHKKIFEKYIDIKVYEERGLNLFYFVVGFPKG, encoded by the coding sequence ATGGCCAATAAAGTCGTTAAGGCTACCAACGAAGAACTACAACAAGTTTACAACAATATACCAAAAGCCTATGATAGGGCTAATAGATTTATTTCCTTTAATCAAGATGTGAGGTGGAGAGCAGATCTTGTTAAGACCATACTCAAGTTCTGTGAAAGACCTAAATTAGTTTTAGATGTAGCAGGTGGAAAAGGCGAACTCTCATATACATTTAAGAAAATTTTCAAGGTGAATGCTAAATATGAGATCATATTGTCTGACTATGCCGAAAACATGCTTAAAATGGCACTAATAGAAGAAGACAAGGTACTTTGCTCCTTTGACGCGTTACCATTTAGGGAAAAAATGTTTGATGTCGTAATGAGTAGTTTCGCCTTACATGCAGCTGACAATATAGAGGATGTGATAAGAGAAATTACTAGAGTTTCAAGAAAAATTGTGGGATTTATAGCCATGGGCAAACCAGACAGTTGGATAAAAAGAGTCTATTTGAGCGTCTACCTAAGATATATTATGCCATATATCGCAGCCCTAGCCGGAGCCAAGTCGAGGGACTTCAAATACATTTATTACATTTATGAAAGAGTACCTACTAATTCTTTCCATAAGAAGATCTTTGAGAAATACATTGATATTAAAGTATACGAGGAGAGGGGACTAAATTTATTCTATTTTGTGGTAGGGTTTCCTAAAGGGTGA
- a CDS encoding kinetochore Spc7 family protein, which produces MSSDIVERLKNDPEFIKKVAEAVASNIIVTKLEDIDKKINYLMDQNKLIWEKFLDQNQKFNKILEDMKKEDERHNTEMERLDKRIDETINMFKKEVTDLREVVTGVKRETVNLRQEVTNLRNDVEDMKKDIRLIKKDIRDIKRAIEGLSITIEDEAIDFLAYKLKKEYNITAIVQSLEIPKVIEIDLYAEHNDYVFVGEVKMRAGVKAITQLENAIEKLLKVKPELSKKKIIPIIYAKRVTFELIDECKKRGIYLTNGMSDITPLDL; this is translated from the coding sequence GTGTCAAGTGATATTGTAGAGAGATTAAAAAATGACCCTGAATTCATAAAGAAAGTTGCAGAAGCAGTAGCCAGCAACATAATAGTGACTAAACTAGAAGATATTGACAAGAAGATTAACTACTTGATGGATCAGAACAAGTTAATTTGGGAAAAATTCCTAGACCAAAACCAAAAATTCAACAAAATATTAGAAGATATGAAGAAGGAAGATGAGAGACATAATACGGAAATGGAGAGGCTAGATAAAAGAATTGACGAAACCATTAACATGTTTAAAAAGGAGGTTACGGATTTAAGAGAAGTAGTTACGGGAGTAAAAAGGGAAACTGTGAACCTAAGACAAGAGGTTACAAATCTGAGAAACGACGTTGAGGACATGAAAAAGGACATTAGACTGATAAAAAAAGATATTAGAGACATAAAGAGAGCTATTGAGGGTTTAAGTATAACTATAGAAGATGAGGCAATAGACTTCTTAGCCTATAAGCTTAAAAAGGAATATAACATTACCGCAATAGTCCAGTCTTTAGAAATTCCTAAAGTGATTGAGATTGATCTGTATGCTGAACATAACGATTACGTATTTGTAGGGGAAGTTAAGATGAGGGCTGGGGTTAAGGCTATTACCCAATTGGAAAACGCTATTGAGAAACTATTAAAGGTGAAACCTGAATTGAGTAAAAAGAAGATTATTCCAATAATTTACGCTAAGAGAGTTACATTTGAATTAATTGATGAATGTAAGAAAAGAGGAATATACTTGACCAATGGAATGTCGGACATAACACCACTTGATTTATAA
- a CDS encoding APC family permease, with protein sequence MFKYKQKLNLLHIASQVTFNRMLIRGICMDSLSKKLEPKENTIPPILVYAQSLASIAPLGSASAYLTYALSYSLSSTVIAGILGSLIYFLWVLIGYRYSKVIASTGGTYEFARVGGGELTGRIAGWLYWISYMIYLPSATTYLASVVLPSEFSLTPITIALIEVLIPIILTLFLLAGIKPPLFYALVTSSIEVILILILGIKVLSVTGLSIEPLALKVPISDFFQGAVGVGFTLAGGGASFFLGYEAIGKGKTVGKSYLIAYWIAAIAVLFAAYFEIAAAGYSNVSVTNLLNITNYPGFYIAEKFMGNTFSLVFFIFTANSLIGSVLAAYVALSRLSYSLIRKDMLKSIFVVAIPFTLVNLIASLTGQYLNVYSITTEISLVTLYASHVIVSGVFPSFINKISRLQAWDVLLAIAAVILMGYGVYSYVVPYSYPSSLIGLASLVSGILLGIISFTKRR encoded by the coding sequence ATGTTTAAATATAAACAAAAATTAAATCTTTTACACATTGCTTCACAAGTAACTTTTAATAGGATGCTCATAAGAGGAATCTGTATGGATAGTCTATCCAAGAAGCTCGAACCTAAGGAGAATACTATCCCACCAATTTTAGTTTACGCACAATCATTGGCGTCAATAGCACCTTTGGGTTCTGCCTCAGCCTACTTAACTTATGCCTTATCCTATTCCCTTTCGTCCACGGTCATAGCGGGAATACTAGGTTCATTGATCTATTTCCTTTGGGTTCTAATAGGTTACAGATATTCCAAAGTAATAGCCTCTACTGGCGGAACATATGAGTTTGCGAGAGTTGGAGGTGGAGAGTTAACTGGTAGAATTGCCGGTTGGCTTTACTGGATAAGTTACATGATCTACTTACCATCTGCTACGACTTATCTTGCTAGCGTAGTTTTACCTTCTGAGTTCAGCTTAACTCCAATTACAATAGCTCTCATTGAGGTCTTAATACCAATAATTCTAACTCTGTTTTTGCTAGCTGGAATTAAGCCACCCCTATTTTACGCTCTAGTAACATCTAGTATAGAGGTAATTCTTATTCTAATATTAGGTATAAAGGTTCTAAGCGTTACTGGATTATCAATAGAGCCGTTAGCACTTAAAGTACCAATATCGGATTTCTTTCAAGGAGCTGTAGGAGTCGGTTTCACCCTAGCTGGAGGTGGTGCGTCGTTCTTCTTAGGCTATGAGGCAATAGGGAAAGGGAAGACTGTGGGAAAAAGTTACCTTATCGCATACTGGATAGCGGCAATTGCGGTTTTGTTTGCAGCGTATTTCGAAATAGCTGCTGCGGGTTATTCAAATGTGAGTGTAACCAATTTACTTAACATTACGAATTACCCTGGGTTTTACATTGCCGAGAAGTTCATGGGTAACACGTTTTCCTTAGTATTTTTCATATTCACAGCAAACAGTCTAATTGGCTCAGTATTAGCAGCTTATGTTGCACTTTCCAGACTTTCATATTCATTAATAAGAAAAGATATGCTAAAGTCAATATTTGTAGTGGCAATACCATTTACTTTAGTCAATTTAATAGCATCACTTACGGGGCAATATCTAAACGTTTACAGCATTACAACCGAAATCTCTCTAGTGACTCTTTACGCTTCACACGTAATAGTATCTGGAGTTTTTCCGTCATTTATAAATAAGATTTCAAGACTACAAGCTTGGGATGTATTATTAGCTATAGCAGCAGTGATTTTGATGGGTTATGGCGTGTATAGTTACGTCGTACCCTACAGTTATCCAAGCTCGCTGATAGGCTTAGCTTCTCTAGTTAGCGGCATATTGCTAGGTATAATTAGTTTTACGAAAAGGAGATAA
- a CDS encoding DUF981 family protein, which yields MVFIDNLGLMLFILPLVSVLIAYTTIQAFIGFRKSGYEAIKRSLDDSILPAAILGIIIIILSLWGEFTWTLPGSYNILFYDVYLLLGITILSYSIAVYMGKRLQSTGIFSLFVGLITIYYGVSGYNLGLTKEPLALLALYATYGIAGILGYPVTLALDKLRDQQGVKDPKLEGWMYAFFLLFWIFVVIAGIIGAFIAVETIPAHLAHPP from the coding sequence ATGGTTTTCATAGATAATTTGGGTTTGATGTTATTTATATTGCCATTAGTATCAGTGTTAATAGCTTATACTACAATTCAAGCTTTCATAGGATTTAGAAAAAGCGGTTATGAGGCAATAAAAAGAAGCCTCGACGATTCCATACTTCCCGCTGCAATTTTGGGTATAATAATCATAATACTCAGCCTATGGGGAGAATTCACTTGGACATTACCAGGTAGTTATAATATATTATTTTATGACGTATACCTATTACTTGGTATAACGATCCTCTCCTATTCAATTGCTGTATACATGGGAAAGAGATTACAAAGCACTGGAATATTCTCGTTATTCGTAGGCTTAATAACTATTTACTACGGTGTTTCGGGTTATAATTTAGGGCTTACTAAGGAACCATTGGCATTATTAGCACTATACGCTACTTACGGAATAGCTGGTATTTTAGGATATCCAGTAACCTTAGCGTTAGATAAGCTTAGAGATCAACAAGGAGTTAAGGATCCAAAGCTAGAAGGATGGATGTACGCTTTCTTCCTATTATTTTGGATATTTGTTGTGATTGCGGGAATTATAGGCGCGTTCATTGCAGTTGAAACTATCCCGGCCCATCTAGCACATCCTCCATAA
- a CDS encoding acetate--CoA ligase family protein, protein MSDLNYLFKPRSIAVVGASRYKEKVGNVIFRNLLSTFHGKLYPVNTKAEDVEGVKAFKSVKEIPDDIDLGIITVPREIVPQIMEELVEKGVRASIVITAGFREVGEEKLENEVIGIARKGGIRVLGPNTFGIITPEFNATFTYTDVKRGNIGLVVQSGGLGVYMLNWAQKYRIGISYMVSLGNQADVKEYEVINYLSRDAETRAIFVYLEGVSDGNAFLETLPEATRRKPVVFLKGGVTNSGASAAKTHTGSLAGSFEVFKAAVKTVGGILVENLHDMLNLAKILMYSEPISEEILVITNSGGHGVLVSDEIDRNKLRLVEIPEWMKKELTKILPPTSLPKNPLDLTGDADKERYYNALKIVSNLDCTKLIIVQSLPMVSCSDVARTVSNFKGKGVIGVTMGLDEDMALKILETTGIPGYTFPEDAVKAIRYYTSRPTPRRKIRTIQPIEAALELVKGKKTLKDFEALKLMEIYGIRTPKWGLATNENEAQNVADSIGYPVVMKISPDTPVHKTEMKGVIVNVEKEDVKKVYSELSKITSRVLIQQQLNGLEIFVGGLKDPAFDHVVLVGSGGIYVEVLKNVAYALSPVYEDEAQELLIESKIHDMLYARKRGYDENSLIRTITRVSRMIVDLNVKEMDINPLFVNENGAFAVDVRIVLE, encoded by the coding sequence ATGAGCGATCTGAACTACTTGTTTAAGCCTAGAAGCATTGCAGTTGTTGGTGCGTCAAGGTATAAGGAGAAAGTTGGGAATGTTATATTCAGAAATTTACTCTCCACATTTCACGGTAAACTATACCCAGTTAACACTAAGGCTGAAGACGTTGAAGGAGTAAAAGCCTTTAAGAGCGTAAAGGAAATCCCAGACGATATTGACCTAGGCATAATTACTGTTCCAAGAGAGATTGTTCCTCAAATAATGGAGGAATTAGTAGAAAAAGGAGTAAGAGCTTCCATAGTTATAACTGCAGGATTTAGAGAGGTTGGAGAGGAAAAACTGGAAAATGAGGTAATAGGCATTGCACGAAAAGGAGGGATTAGGGTTCTAGGACCAAACACCTTTGGGATTATTACACCAGAATTTAATGCAACCTTTACTTATACCGACGTAAAGAGGGGAAACATTGGCCTAGTAGTTCAAAGTGGTGGGCTAGGAGTTTACATGTTAAACTGGGCTCAGAAGTATAGGATAGGGATAAGTTACATGGTGAGTTTAGGTAATCAAGCTGATGTAAAGGAGTATGAAGTTATTAACTACTTATCTAGGGATGCTGAGACAAGGGCAATATTCGTTTATTTGGAAGGAGTTTCAGATGGAAACGCCTTTCTTGAGACTCTACCAGAGGCTACCAGAAGAAAACCAGTAGTATTTTTGAAAGGAGGGGTTACCAATAGTGGAGCATCAGCTGCTAAAACTCACACTGGTAGTTTAGCTGGATCATTTGAGGTGTTTAAGGCTGCAGTTAAGACGGTTGGTGGGATTTTAGTGGAGAATCTTCATGACATGTTGAACTTGGCTAAAATATTGATGTACTCTGAACCTATAAGTGAGGAGATCTTAGTTATAACTAATTCTGGTGGACATGGCGTATTAGTTTCAGATGAGATAGATAGAAACAAGCTAAGGCTTGTGGAAATTCCAGAATGGATGAAGAAGGAACTAACTAAAATACTCCCACCAACATCTCTTCCTAAAAATCCCCTAGACCTAACTGGAGATGCCGATAAGGAGAGATATTATAATGCGCTAAAAATAGTTAGCAATTTAGATTGTACTAAATTGATAATAGTACAATCGTTACCTATGGTGAGTTGTAGCGACGTTGCTAGAACTGTGTCGAATTTTAAAGGAAAGGGAGTAATTGGCGTAACCATGGGCCTAGATGAGGATATGGCGTTAAAAATATTGGAGACAACTGGGATTCCAGGCTATACTTTTCCGGAAGATGCTGTAAAGGCAATTAGATATTACACTTCTAGACCAACACCCAGAAGAAAGATTAGGACTATACAGCCAATTGAGGCTGCCTTAGAGTTGGTTAAGGGGAAGAAGACTCTTAAGGACTTCGAGGCATTAAAACTTATGGAAATTTACGGGATTAGGACTCCAAAATGGGGACTAGCAACAAATGAGAATGAGGCACAAAACGTTGCAGATAGCATAGGTTATCCAGTTGTAATGAAGATATCTCCAGATACGCCAGTTCATAAAACAGAAATGAAAGGTGTTATAGTAAACGTTGAGAAAGAAGACGTTAAGAAGGTTTACAGCGAGTTGTCAAAGATAACTAGTAGAGTGTTAATTCAACAGCAGTTAAATGGATTGGAAATATTTGTGGGAGGTTTAAAGGATCCTGCGTTTGACCACGTTGTGTTGGTAGGCAGCGGCGGAATCTACGTCGAAGTACTCAAGAACGTAGCTTATGCGCTTTCACCAGTTTATGAGGACGAGGCACAAGAGTTATTAATAGAGAGTAAGATTCACGACATGCTGTATGCACGAAAGAGGGGATATGATGAGAACTCATTAATAAGGACAATTACCAGAGTGTCAAGAATGATAGTTGATTTGAACGTAAAGGAAATGGATATTAATCCACTATTCGTTAACGAAAACGGGGCATTTGCGGTAGATGTGAGAATAGTTTTAGAGTAA
- a CDS encoding 4Fe-4S dicluster domain-containing protein has translation MGIDPNYRQNRQVVGEHEGHKIYGPVDEPKVLGIHGTIVGVDFDVCIADGSCITACPVNVFRWFDTPGNPVSEKKADPFNEQACIFCMACVNVCPVAAIDVKPP, from the coding sequence GTGGGCATAGATCCTAACTACAGACAAAATAGGCAAGTAGTAGGAGAGCATGAAGGTCATAAAATATATGGACCGGTTGATGAGCCTAAAGTCCTAGGTATTCATGGTACTATTGTGGGTGTTGACTTCGACGTATGTATTGCAGATGGTTCATGTATAACAGCTTGTCCGGTAAACGTATTCAGATGGTTTGACACTCCAGGGAATCCGGTATCTGAAAAAAAGGCTGATCCTTTCAATGAACAAGCTTGTATATTCTGTATGGCGTGTGTTAACGTCTGTCCAGTTGCAGCAATTGACGTAAAACCACCTTAA
- a CDS encoding hemerythrin domain-containing protein, translated as MISLVLTLDHRRLEGLVEDFLSNPSLSIYEKIWKAYTNHIYWEEEILFKKITDTSFLAIIRGLETEHGSMWILLKQTEELLKSNEIEGAEEKIREFMRVLLEHDGAEEGSVYQFLESLSDEEQAKLILEDIELAEVPRDWKCHAIT; from the coding sequence ATGATATCATTAGTTTTAACATTAGATCATAGAAGACTTGAGGGATTAGTAGAGGACTTTCTATCAAACCCTAGCCTTTCTATTTATGAGAAGATTTGGAAAGCATATACTAATCATATCTATTGGGAGGAGGAAATTCTCTTTAAGAAGATTACGGATACTTCTTTTCTAGCCATTATAAGGGGCCTAGAGACTGAGCATGGAAGTATGTGGATTTTATTAAAACAGACAGAAGAGTTACTGAAATCTAATGAGATTGAAGGAGCTGAGGAGAAAATACGCGAGTTCATGAGAGTACTTTTAGAACATGATGGTGCTGAAGAGGGAAGCGTATATCAGTTTCTTGAATCCTTATCAGATGAGGAACAAGCTAAGCTAATCTTGGAAGATATAGAGTTAGCGGAAGTGCCTAGGGATTGGAAATGTCACGCAATTACCTAA
- a CDS encoding nitric oxide response protein: MRLPLLLMIVGILLLLLGGIPAVFEFMNMQGFFIDPTESLFPAHWFIMIYGFFGALIGNEILVALSVEWSGKTADNKLIVAYLLLVVLGSISSLFLSQQLGLIFILLSMGILLYYSKEYLCVSKIGLLPTTYNWLLFYSIMISTAIVALQLGLGYTIPYINLIFPASLILAVMDRDIALVTGVKISRHWENVLAFILLVIGMGIYPNGSILMILAWILSFHASGLYRFKGRRYPMLHLTTAWIYLLIASILVFNYDIYIHAIAVGFLFNTVFGVDVVLMDLFVNAFGRRIHVKPSYIPFTLLNVGLIMRILYDFGLSIPILLLAAPLQGIGILSFFVLTLKQVVMVK; this comes from the coding sequence ATGAGATTGCCACTTTTACTGATGATTGTGGGAATATTATTACTACTACTTGGAGGAATACCTGCAGTATTTGAGTTCATGAACATGCAAGGGTTCTTCATAGACCCGACTGAGTCATTATTCCCAGCTCACTGGTTCATAATGATATATGGCTTCTTTGGCGCTTTGATAGGAAACGAAATATTGGTAGCGTTGAGCGTTGAATGGAGTGGAAAAACTGCCGATAACAAGCTAATAGTAGCCTATTTATTGTTAGTAGTCTTAGGTTCAATTTCATCCCTTTTCCTTAGCCAACAATTGGGACTTATTTTCATCCTACTTAGTATGGGAATTCTCCTATATTATTCAAAAGAATACCTGTGCGTATCAAAAATAGGTCTGTTACCTACAACCTACAATTGGTTATTATTTTACTCTATCATGATATCCACTGCCATAGTAGCCCTTCAACTTGGATTAGGATATACAATACCTTATATAAACCTAATATTCCCAGCCAGTTTAATTCTTGCCGTAATGGATAGGGATATTGCACTTGTAACTGGAGTGAAAATTTCTAGGCATTGGGAAAACGTTTTAGCTTTCATATTATTAGTTATTGGGATGGGAATTTACCCTAATGGTAGTATTTTAATGATTCTAGCGTGGATTTTATCGTTTCACGCTTCTGGGTTATACAGATTTAAGGGAAGGAGATATCCAATGCTACACTTAACCACTGCTTGGATATACCTTTTGATCGCATCAATATTAGTCTTTAATTACGATATTTACATCCACGCAATAGCTGTGGGTTTTCTCTTCAACACAGTATTTGGGGTTGATGTAGTATTGATGGATTTATTTGTCAACGCCTTTGGAAGAAGGATACACGTTAAACCTTCCTATATTCCATTCACATTGCTAAACGTTGGCCTGATAATGAGGATTTTGTACGATTTCGGATTGTCAATACCAATTCTTTTATTGGCTGCCCCATTACAAGGAATTGGAATACTTTCATTTTTCGTATTAACACTTAAACAAGTGGTGATGGTTAAATGA
- a CDS encoding sulfurtransferase TusA family protein: protein MSQEVRIAKTLDARGMYCPGPVLETAKAIKQINVGEVLEILATDPAAKPDIEAWARRTGNQVVDIQQQGGVTRILIKRMK from the coding sequence ATGTCTCAAGAGGTTAGGATTGCAAAGACGTTAGATGCTAGGGGAATGTATTGTCCGGGCCCAGTTTTGGAAACTGCAAAGGCAATTAAGCAGATAAATGTTGGTGAGGTTTTGGAAATACTAGCAACAGACCCAGCTGCGAAACCAGACATTGAAGCGTGGGCTAGGAGAACCGGAAACCAAGTAGTTGACATACAACAACAAGGAGGAGTAACGAGGATATTAATTAAAAGAATGAAATAA